A single window of Desulfovibrio sp. G11 DNA harbors:
- a CDS encoding OmpA family protein has product MKSFRLLVLAAALILSYAVAAAAAPACTKKINSFDFVVDYSGSMMMKNAQLKQDKIIVAKNVLQRINAAIPALDYNGGLHTISPNGVIVAQGPWDRNTMAAGIKKLRSDFQIFGRMTSMGTGLQAYEPFLSSMKRDAAVILVTDGDNNRGADLVEVARQMYASQRNLVVHIISFADSKNGEETIKQVAALNPATIVVRGEELATSDAALERFVLSVFCQDEDVIVLRGVHFAFNSYALDGKAMGILNEAAGLIKANPNKRVVLAGWTDWIGSDAYNMKLSQERANSVKNYLVKQGIPASRMTAIGRGKSFKYNNETAEGRAMNRRTEISFE; this is encoded by the coding sequence ATGAAATCGTTTCGTCTTCTTGTTCTGGCCGCTGCTCTTATTTTGAGCTATGCTGTGGCCGCCGCGGCCGCTCCGGCCTGCACCAAGAAAATCAACAGCTTTGACTTCGTTGTAGACTATTCCGGCTCCATGATGATGAAAAATGCCCAGCTGAAGCAGGACAAGATCATCGTGGCCAAAAATGTGCTGCAGCGCATCAATGCCGCTATTCCCGCTCTGGACTACAATGGTGGCCTGCACACCATTTCGCCCAACGGCGTTATCGTTGCCCAGGGCCCCTGGGATCGCAACACCATGGCTGCCGGCATCAAAAAGCTGCGCTCCGACTTCCAGATCTTCGGTCGTATGACCAGCATGGGCACCGGCCTGCAGGCTTATGAGCCTTTCCTCTCCAGCATGAAGCGCGACGCCGCCGTTATCCTCGTGACCGACGGCGACAACAACCGTGGCGCCGATCTGGTGGAAGTGGCCCGTCAGATGTATGCCAGCCAGCGTAACCTGGTTGTCCACATCATCTCCTTTGCCGACAGCAAGAACGGCGAAGAAACCATCAAGCAGGTTGCTGCCCTGAACCCCGCCACCATCGTGGTGCGTGGTGAAGAACTGGCCACCAGCGATGCCGCTCTTGAGCGCTTCGTTCTGTCCGTGTTCTGCCAGGATGAAGACGTGATCGTGCTGCGTGGCGTGCACTTCGCTTTCAACTCCTATGCCCTTGACGGTAAGGCCATGGGCATCCTGAACGAAGCCGCCGGTCTCATCAAGGCCAACCCCAACAAGCGCGTTGTGCTCGCTGGCTGGACCGACTGGATCGGCTCTGACGCCTACAACATGAAGCTTTCGCAGGAACGCGCCAACAGCGTGAAGAACTATCTTGTGAAGCAGGGCATCCCCGCCAGCCGCATGACCGCCATCGGTCGCGGCAAGTCCTTCAAGTACAACAACGAAACCGCTGAAGGTCGCGCCATGAACCGGCGCACCGAAATCTCCTTCGAATAA
- the cobM gene encoding precorrin-4 C(11)-methyltransferase: MTTCKHDEKNTAHMTDAAAGHAPGQTPAINSGSTPGLVSFVGAGPGDPELLTLKGRKAIEEAALVLYAGSLVPPQVVACAAPDVPVVDSAPLSLEECHALVRRTALEGGTVARVHTGDPALYGTLREQTRLLDADGIPWRVIPGVTAACAAAAAAGVTFTVPEVTQSLVITRMEGRTPVPEREAVRRLAAHGTSMAIYLSAASSEALQADLLCHMPPETPVLCACRVGWPDQRLIWATAGTLARCVAEHGLTRQTVFLILPGQNAPDTCSQLYASGFSHGYRQARKN; encoded by the coding sequence ATGACTACCTGCAAACATGACGAAAAGAATACGGCCCATATGACGGACGCAGCCGCAGGGCATGCTCCCGGCCAGACGCCAGCCATAAACTCCGGCAGCACTCCCGGCCTGGTCAGCTTTGTCGGGGCCGGCCCCGGCGATCCGGAACTTTTGACGCTCAAGGGGCGCAAGGCCATTGAAGAGGCCGCCCTGGTGCTTTATGCAGGTTCGCTGGTTCCGCCGCAGGTGGTGGCCTGCGCGGCCCCCGATGTGCCTGTGGTGGACTCCGCCCCCCTGAGCCTTGAAGAATGCCACGCGCTGGTGCGCCGCACAGCCCTTGAAGGCGGTACGGTGGCGCGTGTGCACACGGGCGATCCTGCCCTGTACGGCACGTTGCGCGAACAGACGCGCCTGCTGGATGCAGACGGCATCCCCTGGCGCGTCATACCGGGCGTCACCGCGGCCTGTGCAGCGGCGGCCGCCGCAGGCGTAACCTTTACCGTACCTGAAGTCACCCAGAGCCTCGTCATCACCCGGATGGAAGGACGCACCCCCGTGCCGGAACGCGAAGCCGTACGCCGCCTTGCCGCTCACGGCACGTCCATGGCCATATACCTGTCGGCAGCATCCAGCGAGGCGTTGCAGGCCGACCTGCTGTGCCACATGCCGCCTGAAACACCGGTGCTGTGCGCTTGCCGCGTGGGCTGGCCGGACCAGCGCCTCATATGGGCCACCGCCGGAACCCTGGCCCGATGCGTTGCGGAGCACGGCCTGACCAGACAGACGGTTTTTCTGATACTGCCGGGGCAGAATGCGCCGGATACATGCTCGCAGCTCTACGCTTCCGGCTTCAGTCACGGCTACAGGCAGGCCAGAAAAAACTGA
- the thrB gene encoding homoserine kinase has translation MSAPSPADAPPAMSGPTRPSPCIILIGMAGAGKSTVGEALARTLGWAFMDSDHLIEAVYAARLQDVTDALGKSAFLDVESSVVSAIKANRTVIATGGSVVYREQTMRHLASLGPLVYLDVPFTVVEERIARNPQRGLAIAPGQTLRDIFQEREELYTRYATLRCPAADKNPQQCVNWIVQQLPAEVTMPDRP, from the coding sequence ATGTCCGCGCCCTCCCCTGCCGACGCCCCGCCTGCCATGTCTGGCCCAACCAGGCCATCTCCCTGCATAATCCTCATCGGCATGGCCGGAGCGGGCAAATCCACCGTGGGCGAAGCACTGGCCCGCACGCTTGGCTGGGCCTTTATGGACAGCGATCATCTTATTGAAGCCGTGTATGCCGCCCGCCTGCAAGATGTTACCGATGCGCTCGGCAAGTCTGCGTTTCTGGATGTGGAGTCCAGCGTTGTCAGCGCCATAAAGGCCAATCGCACTGTTATTGCCACAGGCGGCAGTGTTGTTTACCGCGAGCAGACCATGCGACACCTGGCCTCACTGGGACCGCTGGTTTACCTGGATGTGCCTTTTACCGTGGTGGAAGAACGTATTGCCCGGAATCCGCAACGCGGCCTTGCCATTGCCCCCGGCCAGACCCTGCGCGACATTTTTCAGGAGCGGGAAGAGCTTTACACCCGCTACGCCACATTGCGCTGTCCCGCTGCAGACAAAAATCCACAACAGTGTGTGAACTGGATAGTGCAGCAACTGCCCGCTGAAGTGACCATGCCTGACAGGCCGTAA
- a CDS encoding sulfide/dihydroorotate dehydrogenase-like FAD/NAD-binding protein: MPTPILHKESLIPGKTSKMVLDAPQIARKARPGHFVMLRMTPTGERIPLTIADTDAEKGTITIVYLVMGKSTAILEELDTGDSILDVCGPLGHPTHIEKKGTVICVGGGTGIAAMHHIAKGHARAGNKVVGIIGARSKDLLLFEKELKLFVDELLISTDDGSYGHKGLVTDLLRDRLEKDKTVFEVVAVGPVPMMAAVAEATRAFGVKTTVSLNPIMVDGIGMCGACRVSVGGKTKFACVDGPEFDGHEVDFPELRRRLAAYREQEKVSIDDYQLRIAHGN, translated from the coding sequence ATGCCAACACCCATACTGCACAAGGAAAGCCTGATCCCGGGCAAAACCAGCAAGATGGTGCTTGATGCGCCGCAAATTGCCCGCAAGGCCCGGCCCGGCCACTTTGTCATGCTGCGGATGACCCCCACGGGCGAACGCATTCCCCTGACCATTGCAGATACCGATGCCGAAAAAGGCACCATTACCATCGTGTATCTGGTCATGGGCAAAAGCACTGCCATTCTCGAAGAACTTGATACCGGCGACTCCATTCTTGATGTCTGCGGCCCACTGGGCCACCCCACCCACATTGAAAAAAAAGGCACTGTCATCTGTGTGGGCGGCGGCACGGGCATTGCCGCCATGCACCACATCGCCAAGGGCCATGCACGTGCCGGCAACAAGGTGGTGGGCATCATCGGCGCGCGCAGCAAAGATCTGCTGCTTTTTGAAAAAGAACTGAAACTTTTTGTTGACGAGCTGCTCATCTCCACCGATGACGGCAGCTACGGACACAAGGGCCTTGTGACCGACCTTCTGCGCGACAGGCTCGAAAAAGACAAGACCGTTTTTGAGGTGGTGGCTGTCGGTCCTGTGCCGATGATGGCCGCCGTGGCAGAAGCCACGCGCGCCTTCGGCGTAAAAACCACTGTCAGCCTCAACCCCATCATGGTTGACGGCATCGGCATGTGCGGCGCCTGCCGCGTGAGCGTTGGCGGCAAAACCAAGTTTGCCTGTGTGGACGGCCCCGAATTTGACGGGCATGAAGTGGACTTTCCCGAGCTGCGCCGCCGCCTGGCTGCCTACCGCGAACAGGAAAAAGTCTCCATCGACGATTACCAGCTGAGGATTGCTCATGGAAACTAA
- the cbiE gene encoding precorrin-6y C5,15-methyltransferase (decarboxylating) subunit CbiE encodes MKNQVALPGIAVPSPTPSEDASRTAATGPPETREALSTAEHAVPSAVTDAAAQVTAARDTAGTARDTPAEAPSDNGQPPADDAPAEAPALVAAPSQSRQKNPVESNPVASRAVKKRRKPAQQPPQEQTPPAQPDDWPPMSEILQSCFVFEPTTAQPSPITVLGLDCGRPRGLASLTAEQKLLLHKADVICGGRQILHDLTGHAPEDGPGGTAPGPDGEAARQETLNARLLPLSTPLEPVITRLSQMRAAGERVIMLADGDPLLFGIGGTLVRLLGQDAVELVPAVSSLQQACARLALPWHRVICLSLHGRDDLGPLNAAVSKNAPLCVLTDARMSPDVLARHLLDRGVDWFTVHVFERMGAPDEQGSHLSMAQAAGGVFGPACTLVLVPGDAPRRARLGLNAGELAVDRGLISKKPVRAAALALLQIEPHHVVWDVGSGSGAVALEATVLAHEGRVVAVERSVGRAMSIQENRRRFGAATLDVRLGQAPECLPSLPDPHRVFVGGGLSGEDGEDILGHVCLRLPPGGRVVASCVLLDTLCLCRRFFERLGWPVEISQIQASEGRELGGDVHLAAMNPVFLLAAQKPAPESTGRAGQGARS; translated from the coding sequence ATGAAAAATCAGGTTGCACTGCCCGGCATTGCCGTGCCCTCCCCCACACCGAGCGAAGACGCGAGCCGGACTGCAGCGACTGGCCCCCCGGAGACGCGTGAGGCCCTGTCCACCGCGGAACATGCCGTCCCTTCTGCCGTTACGGACGCAGCAGCGCAGGTTACCGCCGCCCGCGACACGGCCGGCACAGCACGCGATACTCCCGCAGAGGCCCCCTCTGACAACGGCCAGCCCCCGGCAGACGATGCCCCCGCAGAAGCCCCGGCACTTGTGGCCGCACCGTCACAGTCCAGGCAGAAAAACCCGGTGGAAAGCAACCCCGTTGCCTCCAGGGCTGTAAAAAAACGGCGCAAGCCGGCACAACAGCCGCCGCAGGAGCAAACCCCACCCGCCCAGCCGGACGATTGGCCGCCCATGTCTGAAATTCTGCAATCCTGCTTTGTTTTTGAGCCTACTACAGCGCAGCCCAGCCCCATCACGGTACTTGGCCTGGACTGCGGGCGCCCGCGTGGACTTGCGTCCCTGACAGCCGAGCAGAAATTGCTGTTGCACAAGGCCGATGTGATCTGCGGCGGCCGCCAGATACTGCACGACCTGACGGGGCATGCCCCCGAAGATGGACCGGGCGGCACAGCCCCCGGCCCAGATGGCGAAGCAGCCAGACAGGAAACGCTCAACGCCCGCCTGCTGCCCCTGAGTACGCCGCTGGAACCCGTCATCACCCGCCTGAGCCAGATGCGCGCCGCCGGTGAACGTGTCATCATGCTGGCCGACGGCGACCCCCTGCTTTTCGGCATCGGGGGAACACTTGTGCGCCTTCTCGGGCAGGATGCCGTAGAGCTTGTGCCTGCGGTCAGCTCTCTGCAACAGGCCTGCGCCCGCCTGGCCTTGCCCTGGCACAGGGTGATCTGCCTGTCGCTGCACGGACGCGATGACCTTGGGCCGCTCAATGCGGCTGTAAGCAAAAATGCACCGCTCTGCGTACTTACCGACGCCCGCATGTCGCCGGACGTGCTGGCCCGCCACCTGCTGGACCGGGGGGTGGACTGGTTCACCGTGCATGTTTTCGAGCGCATGGGCGCGCCGGACGAGCAAGGCAGTCACCTGAGCATGGCTCAGGCCGCCGGAGGTGTTTTTGGCCCGGCCTGCACCCTTGTGCTTGTTCCCGGCGACGCGCCCCGCCGCGCGCGGCTCGGCCTCAACGCCGGAGAACTGGCTGTGGACAGGGGGCTGATCAGCAAAAAACCCGTGCGCGCAGCTGCTCTGGCTCTTCTGCAGATAGAGCCGCACCATGTGGTGTGGGATGTCGGTTCCGGCTCCGGAGCCGTGGCCCTTGAAGCCACGGTACTGGCGCACGAAGGCCGCGTGGTGGCGGTTGAGCGCTCTGTGGGCCGCGCCATGAGCATCCAGGAAAACCGCCGCCGCTTTGGCGCGGCCACTCTGGATGTACGCCTGGGGCAGGCCCCGGAGTGCCTGCCCTCGCTGCCCGATCCGCACCGTGTTTTTGTCGGTGGCGGGCTTTCCGGCGAAGATGGAGAAGATATCCTGGGGCATGTCTGCCTGCGCCTGCCCCCTGGCGGGCGCGTGGTGGCAAGCTGCGTTCTGCTGGACACCCTGTGCCTGTGCCGCCGCTTTTTTGAACGCCTCGGCTGGCCGGTGGAGATCAGTCAGATTCAGGCTTCCGAAGGCAGGGAACTGGGCGGCGATGTGCATCTGGCCGCCATGAATCCCGTATTTCTGCTGGCGGCCCAAAAACCGGCCCCGGAGAGCACCGGCCGCGCCGGTCAGGGGGCGCGCTCATGA
- a CDS encoding histidinol-phosphatase, giving the protein MILADLHTHTKYSHGGNSPAEMHAAAQARGIELIGFTEHSPRPVGFDYTHEYRDRLTRHLPDYASEVLALKAANTDGPCRVLFGMEMDWLEGQTDFTRASSTAYDFDYLLGSVHFIGRWGFDDGADPWRAMSQEECEVQYTHYFEAWEAMLASGLFNIAAHPDLIKIFSVEQFHIWLHKPQSRELVRRGLTALRKSGMSMEISSAGIRKACREIYPAPPIMVMAAEMELPISFASDAHVTDDVGYGFARLASYASAFGFREYTVFDRGRRSVHPF; this is encoded by the coding sequence ATGATCCTTGCAGACCTGCACACCCATACCAAATACTCGCACGGCGGCAACAGCCCGGCTGAAATGCACGCGGCTGCACAGGCCAGGGGCATTGAACTTATCGGCTTTACCGAACATTCTCCCCGGCCGGTGGGCTTTGACTACACGCACGAATACCGCGACAGGCTCACCCGCCACCTGCCGGACTACGCCAGCGAGGTGCTGGCCCTCAAGGCGGCCAATACGGACGGCCCCTGCCGGGTGCTTTTCGGCATGGAGATGGACTGGCTGGAAGGGCAGACAGACTTTACCCGCGCCTCCAGCACAGCCTACGATTTTGATTACCTGCTCGGCAGCGTGCATTTTATCGGGCGCTGGGGTTTTGACGACGGCGCCGACCCGTGGAGGGCCATGTCGCAGGAAGAGTGCGAAGTACAGTATACGCACTATTTTGAAGCCTGGGAGGCCATGCTGGCCTCGGGGCTGTTCAATATCGCGGCGCACCCGGACCTTATCAAGATTTTTTCCGTAGAGCAGTTTCACATCTGGCTGCACAAGCCGCAAAGCCGGGAACTTGTACGCCGGGGGCTGACCGCCCTGCGCAAGTCTGGAATGAGTATGGAAATCTCATCCGCCGGTATACGCAAGGCATGCCGCGAAATCTATCCCGCGCCACCCATCATGGTCATGGCTGCGGAAATGGAGCTGCCCATAAGCTTCGCCTCGGACGCTCACGTTACCGATGACGTAGGCTACGGCTTCGCCCGTCTTGCCTCTTACGCCAGCGCCTTCGGTTTCAGGGAGTACACGGTTTTCGACCGTGGGCGGCGCAGCGTCCACCCCTTTTAA
- the rpmH gene encoding 50S ribosomal protein L34, which produces MKRTYQPSKIRRARTHGFRARMATPGGRAVLRRRRAKGRKRLSA; this is translated from the coding sequence ATGAAAAGAACATATCAGCCGAGCAAAATCAGAAGGGCACGCACTCACGGCTTTCGCGCCCGTATGGCCACCCCCGGGGGGCGCGCGGTGCTGCGCCGTCGTCGCGCCAAGGGCCGTAAACGCCTGAGCGCCTAG
- a CDS encoding aldehyde dehydrogenase family protein codes for MKKTDLQDRYSLFIDGEWKEASDGGTFESLCPANGERLATCAEATREDVDAAVKAATTAWASWKNTDAAERADLLMKIADIIDANKEHLALVETLDNGKPIRETANVDIPFAADHFRYFAGVLRSEEGSATMLDKNTLSLVLREPIGVVGQIVPWNFPFLMAAWKLAPVLAAGCCTVFKPSNHTSLSVLELARLINGVLPKGVFNVITGRGSRSGQYILEHPGFNKLAFTGSTDVGRSVGMAAAKRLIPSTLELGGKSANIFFPDCQWDLAMDGLQMGILFNQGQVCCAGSRVFVHEDIYDRFVAEAVERFNRVKVGLPWEADTQMGSQIYESHLKAILLCIEQAKGEGATVLCGGERVTSGDLDRGCFMRPTLLGNVTNDMRVARDEIFGPVAVIIKFKTEEEVVRMANDSVYGLGGGVWTRDINRAIRVSRAIETGRMWVNTYNSIPAGAPFGGYKESGIGRETHKTILEHYTQQKNIIINLSEAPTGFYP; via the coding sequence ATGAAAAAAACCGACCTGCAGGATAGATATTCTCTCTTCATTGATGGCGAATGGAAGGAGGCCTCTGACGGAGGAACCTTCGAATCCCTTTGCCCGGCCAATGGCGAACGCCTGGCAACCTGCGCCGAAGCCACCAGGGAAGATGTGGACGCGGCCGTCAAGGCCGCCACAACGGCGTGGGCAAGCTGGAAAAATACAGATGCCGCCGAACGTGCCGACCTGCTCATGAAAATAGCGGATATCATCGACGCCAACAAAGAACATCTTGCCCTGGTGGAAACACTGGATAACGGCAAACCCATCCGCGAAACCGCAAATGTGGACATTCCCTTTGCCGCCGATCATTTCCGCTATTTTGCGGGTGTGCTGCGCTCTGAGGAAGGTTCGGCCACCATGCTTGACAAAAACACGCTTTCGCTGGTTCTGCGCGAACCCATCGGCGTGGTAGGCCAGATTGTGCCGTGGAACTTTCCCTTTCTCATGGCCGCATGGAAGCTGGCCCCCGTGCTTGCCGCAGGCTGCTGCACCGTGTTCAAGCCATCCAACCACACCTCGCTTTCCGTCCTGGAGCTGGCGCGCCTTATCAACGGAGTGCTGCCCAAGGGCGTGTTCAACGTGATCACCGGGCGCGGCTCGCGCTCCGGCCAGTATATCCTCGAGCACCCCGGCTTCAACAAGCTGGCCTTTACCGGTTCCACCGATGTGGGACGCAGCGTGGGCATGGCCGCGGCCAAACGCCTGATCCCCTCCACCCTGGAGCTTGGCGGCAAGTCGGCCAATATCTTTTTCCCCGACTGCCAGTGGGACCTTGCCATGGACGGGCTGCAAATGGGCATCCTGTTCAACCAGGGGCAGGTATGCTGCGCCGGTTCGCGCGTTTTTGTGCATGAAGACATTTACGACAGGTTTGTGGCCGAAGCCGTGGAACGCTTCAACCGCGTCAAGGTGGGCCTGCCCTGGGAAGCGGACACCCAGATGGGTTCGCAGATATACGAATCGCACCTCAAGGCCATTCTGCTTTGCATTGAGCAGGCCAAGGGCGAAGGGGCCACAGTGCTTTGCGGCGGCGAGCGCGTCACGTCGGGCGATCTGGACAGAGGGTGCTTTATGCGCCCCACCCTGCTCGGCAACGTCACCAACGACATGCGCGTTGCGCGGGATGAAATCTTCGGTCCCGTTGCCGTCATCATCAAGTTCAAGACTGAAGAAGAAGTGGTCCGTATGGCCAACGACAGCGTCTACGGCCTTGGCGGCGGTGTATGGACGCGTGACATCAACCGCGCCATCCGCGTAAGCCGCGCCATTGAAACAGGCCGCATGTGGGTGAACACCTACAACAGCATCCCGGCGGGCGCTCCCTTTGGCGGCTACAAGGAATCGGGCATCGGGCGCGAGACGCACAAGACCATCCTTGAACACTACACCCAGCAGAAAAACATCATCATCAACCTGTCAGAAGCCCCCACCGGCTTTTACCCCTAG
- the cbiD gene encoding cobalt-precorrin-5B (C(1))-methyltransferase CbiD: protein MAAKLREGFTTGSAATGAALAALHLLRSGSAPDHVDVPLPPFAAQSAPECPGSPVADAEAEQVSSHRADTGAYQHAGQAAQKKTLEHPAPAEHDAQKPGSATQDLRPRGWLRLAVAACAPGPAPELAAFAGFSAGLPPDADKVDAVGSGTARAPLRLAHASIRKDGGDDPDATSGALVTATVIMEGPWQTDSLAPDPGGMAHDSTCPAQEPSADPVPMPLSTGLRITIEGGPGVGRITLPGLPVPVGEAAINPVPRQQIAFALRHAVASAWSPCPPLRVIISVPEGERLARQTFNPRLGIVGGISILGTQGTVRPYSHKAWKATIEQGLAVAAATGCRSIALTTGRRSERLLMERYPHMPQQCFIQVADFAAFSLQAAGAGNFDNLVWGCFFGKLAKLAQGHAYTHARHADLDMAGLARVCEQYGAHCAGQVKNCVTAAHALELLLQDRAGSDVIRQVAAKAAAVAAKFAGHPVRLHLFHTDGRELLAL from the coding sequence ATGGCCGCAAAGCTGCGCGAAGGATTCACCACCGGCTCGGCAGCCACGGGCGCAGCCCTGGCCGCCCTGCACCTGCTGCGCTCCGGCTCTGCACCCGACCATGTGGATGTGCCGCTGCCGCCCTTTGCTGCACAGTCGGCTCCCGAATGTCCGGGCAGCCCCGTAGCGGACGCGGAGGCAGAACAGGTTTCCAGCCACCGCGCAGACACGGGCGCCTACCAGCATGCCGGGCAGGCAGCCCAAAAGAAGACCTTGGAACATCCGGCCCCGGCGGAGCATGATGCACAGAAGCCCGGCAGCGCCACGCAAGACCTGCGTCCCAGAGGCTGGCTGCGTCTTGCGGTGGCGGCCTGTGCCCCCGGCCCGGCCCCCGAACTGGCCGCGTTTGCCGGATTTTCCGCCGGACTGCCGCCGGATGCTGACAAAGTAGATGCCGTCGGATCAGGTACAGCCCGCGCCCCGCTGCGGCTGGCACACGCCTCTATCCGCAAAGACGGCGGCGATGACCCGGATGCCACATCTGGAGCACTCGTTACGGCCACTGTAATTATGGAAGGCCCCTGGCAGACGGACAGCCTTGCACCCGATCCCGGCGGAATGGCGCACGATTCAACATGCCCGGCCCAGGAGCCATCTGCCGACCCCGTCCCGATGCCTCTGAGCACGGGATTGCGTATTACTATTGAAGGCGGTCCGGGGGTGGGGCGCATAACTCTGCCCGGCCTGCCAGTACCCGTGGGTGAAGCGGCCATCAATCCCGTGCCTCGCCAGCAGATCGCCTTTGCCCTGCGTCATGCTGTTGCGTCCGCTTGGTCCCCATGCCCGCCCTTGCGCGTGATTATCAGCGTTCCCGAAGGCGAACGACTGGCCCGGCAGACATTCAACCCACGGCTGGGCATTGTAGGCGGCATTTCCATTCTGGGTACGCAGGGCACTGTGCGCCCGTACAGCCACAAAGCCTGGAAAGCCACCATCGAGCAGGGCCTGGCCGTGGCTGCGGCCACAGGCTGCCGGTCCATTGCCCTGACCACGGGCAGACGCTCCGAACGCCTGCTCATGGAGCGCTACCCCCACATGCCGCAACAGTGCTTCATACAGGTAGCTGACTTTGCAGCTTTTTCCTTGCAGGCCGCCGGAGCCGGAAATTTTGACAATCTTGTGTGGGGCTGTTTTTTCGGCAAGCTGGCCAAGCTGGCCCAGGGGCATGCCTACACCCACGCCCGCCACGCGGATCTGGACATGGCGGGCCTTGCCCGCGTATGTGAACAGTACGGCGCACACTGCGCGGGGCAGGTAAAAAACTGCGTCACCGCCGCCCACGCCCTGGAGCTGCTTTTGCAGGACAGGGCCGGATCAGACGTTATACGGCAGGTGGCCGCCAAAGCCGCTGCAGTGGCGGCAAAATTTGCGGGACACCCCGTGCGGCTGCACCTTTTTCACACCGACGGCAGGGAATTACTGGCATTATGA
- the gltA gene encoding NADPH-dependent glutamate synthase produces the protein METKPSKRKPVAPRVNMPCQPAEVRRANFDEVALGYTKEMAIEEARRCLQCKKPFCVSGCPVEVPIRDFIREVALGNMDAAYRIIKSTNSLPAVCGRVCPQEHQCEGKCVLKAKGQPVAIGRLERFVADTYIATTACEQVTGTNACALPRGDLKVACIGSGPSSLTCAGVCAAAGIKVDVYEALHEAGGVLIYGIPAFRLPKNVVATEIDGLRQSGVDFHLNAVGGRTVDVDELLESHHAVFIGVGAGLPVFLGVPGENLVGVFSANEYLTRVNLGRAYDFPGQDTPAFPGKNVTVFGAGNVAMDAARTALRMGAESVHIVYRRTRDEMPARLEEIEHAEEEGVQFAMLSAPVCFNGDSEMRLTSVTLQKMELGEPDASGRRRPVAIEGEVYDLPTDLAIVALGTRSNPILLEATPKLKLNKWGYIEADEETGETSIPNVFAGGDIVTGAATVILAMGAGRKAGQEIVRRLLK, from the coding sequence ATGGAAACTAAACCTTCCAAAAGAAAACCTGTTGCTCCCAGGGTGAACATGCCCTGCCAGCCCGCCGAGGTGCGCCGCGCCAACTTCGATGAAGTGGCCTTGGGCTACACCAAGGAAATGGCCATTGAAGAAGCCCGGCGCTGCCTGCAGTGCAAAAAGCCCTTCTGCGTCAGCGGCTGCCCTGTGGAAGTGCCCATCCGCGACTTTATCCGTGAAGTGGCCCTGGGCAATATGGATGCGGCCTACCGCATCATCAAGAGCACCAACAGCCTGCCCGCCGTGTGCGGCCGCGTTTGCCCGCAGGAACATCAGTGCGAAGGCAAGTGCGTCCTCAAGGCCAAGGGCCAGCCTGTAGCTATCGGCCGCCTTGAGCGCTTTGTGGCCGACACCTATATAGCGACCACAGCCTGCGAGCAGGTTACCGGCACCAACGCCTGCGCACTGCCCAGGGGCGACCTCAAGGTAGCCTGCATCGGCTCCGGCCCGTCATCCCTCACCTGTGCGGGCGTCTGCGCCGCCGCAGGCATCAAGGTAGACGTATACGAAGCCCTGCACGAGGCCGGTGGGGTGCTCATCTATGGCATTCCGGCGTTCCGTCTGCCCAAGAACGTGGTCGCCACAGAAATTGACGGCCTGCGCCAGTCTGGTGTGGACTTTCACCTGAACGCCGTTGGCGGCCGTACCGTGGACGTGGACGAACTGCTTGAAAGCCATCATGCCGTCTTTATCGGCGTGGGTGCTGGCCTGCCCGTATTCCTGGGCGTGCCGGGAGAAAATCTTGTGGGCGTATTCTCGGCCAATGAGTATCTTACCCGCGTAAACCTCGGCCGGGCCTACGACTTTCCCGGTCAGGACACCCCGGCCTTTCCCGGTAAAAACGTCACCGTGTTCGGCGCGGGCAACGTAGCTATGGACGCGGCGCGCACAGCCCTGCGCATGGGCGCGGAAAGCGTGCACATTGTCTACCGCCGCACCAGGGACGAAATGCCCGCCCGCCTTGAAGAAATAGAACATGCCGAAGAAGAGGGCGTACAGTTTGCCATGCTTTCCGCGCCGGTGTGCTTTAACGGCGACAGCGAAATGCGCCTCACCTCCGTTACCCTGCAAAAAATGGAACTGGGCGAACCAGACGCCTCCGGCCGCCGCCGCCCCGTTGCCATTGAAGGCGAAGTGTACGACCTGCCCACCGACCTCGCCATTGTGGCTCTGGGCACACGCTCCAATCCCATACTTCTGGAAGCCACACCCAAGCTCAAGCTGAACAAGTGGGGCTATATCGAGGCCGATGAAGAAACGGGCGAAACATCCATACCCAACGTCTTTGCCGGCGGCGACATCGTTACCGGCGCGGCCACCGTCATCCTTGCCATGGGCGCGGGGCGCAAGGCCGGACAGGAAATCGTAAGGCGCCTGCTGAAGTAG